In the genome of Kitasatospora cathayae, one region contains:
- a CDS encoding carbohydrate binding domain-containing protein has translation MPSALQHAPTHRRPAGRTKVLSLTAAAVLAAGGLATLAGNAGAADADLLANGGFESGSLTPWSCSAGTGGIVSSGAHSGTYALKGAASASDTAQCGQTVSVQPNTTYSLSAWVQGQYVYLGATGSGVTDPAAWTPGGTNWQQLSASFTTGPSTTSVTVYLHGWYGQGAYLADDVTLTGPGGGSPSTPPTGTPSGTPTGTPTGGPSTPPPNVALPVAPYIDMGAWPTPSMPDMAKAGGVRGYSMGFVTGVGCKASWFNAYDPRTGWAKDQIDALRAAGGDVKLSFGGAAGTELAAACTSVDSLFNEYDAVVNAYDLRYVDYDIEGAAIADTASDDRRSAALAKLQQAHPGLKVSLTLPVLPEGLTRDGVAVVKSARDAGVNLDLVNIMAMDYYRSGTDYGNAAVQAAQSTFGQLKALYPAKTDAQLWAMVGVTPMIGENDDHQIYDQAAAQRLVTFAQQNHLGLLAFWDATRDANACTGGSLAKCTNIPQQPYEFAKIFSRYAG, from the coding sequence ATGCCCAGCGCGCTCCAGCACGCCCCCACGCACCGCCGCCCCGCCGGCCGGACCAAAGTCCTCAGCCTGACCGCCGCCGCCGTGCTCGCCGCCGGCGGCCTCGCCACCCTCGCCGGGAACGCCGGCGCGGCCGACGCCGACCTGCTCGCCAACGGAGGCTTCGAGAGCGGCTCCCTCACCCCGTGGAGCTGTTCCGCCGGCACCGGCGGTATCGTCAGCTCCGGTGCCCACAGCGGGACCTACGCGCTCAAGGGGGCGGCGAGCGCGAGCGACACCGCGCAGTGCGGCCAGACCGTGAGCGTCCAGCCCAACACCACGTACAGCCTCAGCGCCTGGGTGCAGGGCCAGTACGTCTACCTCGGCGCCACCGGCAGCGGTGTGACCGACCCCGCCGCGTGGACCCCCGGCGGAACCAACTGGCAGCAGCTGTCGGCCAGTTTCACCACCGGACCGAGCACCACCAGCGTCACCGTCTACCTGCACGGCTGGTACGGGCAGGGCGCCTACCTCGCCGACGACGTCACCCTCACCGGCCCCGGCGGCGGCAGCCCGTCGACCCCGCCGACCGGCACCCCGAGCGGCACGCCCACCGGCACCCCGACCGGTGGTCCGAGCACCCCGCCGCCGAACGTCGCGCTCCCGGTCGCCCCGTACATCGACATGGGCGCCTGGCCCACCCCGTCCATGCCCGACATGGCCAAGGCGGGCGGCGTCAGGGGCTACAGCATGGGCTTCGTCACCGGCGTCGGCTGCAAGGCCAGCTGGTTCAACGCCTATGACCCGCGCACCGGTTGGGCCAAGGACCAGATCGACGCGCTGCGCGCGGCCGGCGGTGACGTCAAGCTCTCCTTCGGCGGCGCCGCCGGCACCGAACTCGCCGCCGCCTGCACCTCGGTGGACTCGCTGTTCAACGAGTACGACGCCGTGGTCAACGCCTACGACCTGCGCTACGTCGACTACGACATCGAGGGCGCGGCGATCGCCGACACCGCTTCCGACGACCGCCGCTCGGCCGCGCTCGCCAAGCTCCAGCAGGCCCACCCCGGCCTCAAGGTCTCGCTCACCCTGCCGGTCCTGCCCGAGGGCCTGACCCGCGACGGCGTCGCCGTCGTCAAGTCCGCCCGGGACGCCGGGGTCAACCTCGACCTGGTCAACATCATGGCGATGGACTACTACCGCTCCGGCACCGACTACGGCAACGCCGCCGTCCAGGCCGCGCAGTCGACCTTCGGCCAGCTCAAGGCGCTCTACCCGGCCAAGACCGACGCCCAGCTGTGGGCCATGGTCGGGGTCACCCCGATGATCGGCGAGAACGACGACCATCAGATCTACGACCAGGCCGCCGCCCAGCGGTTGGTGACCTTCGCCCAGCAGAACCACCTCGGGCTGCTCGCCTTCTGGGACGCCACCCGGGACGCCAACGCCTGCACCGGCGGCTCGCTGGCCAAGTGCACCAACATCCCGCAGCAGCCGTACGAGTTCGCCAAGATCTTCAGCCGCTACGCGGGCTGA
- a CDS encoding choice-of-anchor C family protein has translation MALSRTRTAALALAVAATALTTTALAAPAQAAGHRTFSHFDDGSFESPKAPTGAFTEFAAGQTIGPWQVTGGSVDLIGAGMWQAAEGDQALDLNGNAPGTIAQTFTTVPGATYSVTYALAGNPDGGPAVRTGRALIDGQDFQDYSFDVTGKTRTAMGYVGRQFSFVAQNSSTTLTFESTVAGLFGPVLDNVQVKECKPCCG, from the coding sequence ATGGCACTCTCGCGGACCCGCACCGCGGCGCTCGCCCTCGCCGTCGCCGCCACCGCGCTGACCACCACCGCGCTCGCCGCCCCGGCCCAGGCGGCCGGCCACCGCACGTTCAGCCACTTCGACGACGGCAGCTTCGAGTCCCCCAAGGCCCCGACGGGCGCCTTCACCGAGTTCGCCGCCGGGCAGACCATCGGCCCGTGGCAGGTCACCGGCGGCAGCGTCGACCTGATCGGGGCGGGCATGTGGCAGGCCGCCGAGGGCGACCAGGCGCTCGACCTCAACGGCAACGCGCCCGGCACCATCGCCCAGACCTTCACCACCGTCCCCGGCGCCACCTACTCGGTGACGTACGCGCTGGCCGGCAACCCCGACGGCGGGCCCGCCGTGCGGACCGGGCGGGCGCTGATCGACGGGCAGGACTTCCAGGACTACTCCTTCGACGTCACCGGCAAGACCAGGACCGCGATGGGCTACGTCGGACGGCAGTTCAGCTTCGTCGCGCAGAACTCCAGCACCACGCTGACCTTCGAGAGCACCGTGGCCGGCCTGTTCGGCCCGGTGCTGGACAACGTCCAGGTGAAGGAGTGCAAGCCCTGCTGCGGCTGA
- a CDS encoding trypsin-like serine peptidase yields the protein MSPISRPSRAVLGASVAALTMVVATGCGPDNSDPAGAQSAAPTVAASASGKPGAAPIKLPTVQELKTWKLEDWDKWAQANVITPAVKGYWTLQKLLNAKPKPLPQAPAQDPTQAPAQPTAQPTSAAPAQPTAAQPPLGPDQLPSVVAAKPVAHPFPKNMHVNGKIFFKDGNDDYVCSGTVVSDPANPGKSNLVWTASHCLHGGKGNKYYTDITFAPAFNSNGVLSNGNKQKSKLEDAEPYGEWGATAGMVSPQWTQEADPEKGGPWSQYDFGIIKVANPDPNGKSLEETVGGSVPLWFNAPRDQLASVSNYGFPEGKPFDGVELEHCDGGKPTAKPGVPDRPAMLMIGCNMTGGSSGGGWYATKDGKPALVSDTSVGNGANTYEAGPYLEDVAAHMFDYFSKKAK from the coding sequence ATGTCACCGATATCCCGGCCGAGCCGTGCCGTCCTCGGCGCTTCCGTCGCCGCACTGACCATGGTGGTCGCCACCGGTTGCGGGCCGGACAACAGTGACCCGGCCGGCGCCCAGAGCGCGGCTCCGACGGTCGCCGCCTCCGCCTCCGGGAAGCCGGGCGCGGCTCCGATCAAGCTTCCGACGGTCCAGGAGCTGAAGACCTGGAAGCTCGAGGACTGGGACAAGTGGGCCCAGGCCAACGTGATCACCCCGGCGGTCAAGGGCTACTGGACGCTGCAGAAGCTGCTGAACGCCAAGCCGAAGCCGCTGCCGCAGGCGCCGGCCCAGGACCCGACGCAGGCCCCGGCCCAGCCGACCGCGCAGCCGACCAGCGCGGCCCCGGCCCAGCCCACCGCCGCGCAGCCGCCGCTCGGGCCGGACCAGCTGCCCTCGGTGGTCGCGGCGAAGCCCGTGGCGCACCCGTTCCCGAAGAACATGCACGTCAACGGCAAGATCTTCTTCAAGGACGGCAACGACGACTACGTGTGCTCCGGCACCGTGGTCTCCGACCCGGCCAACCCGGGCAAGAGCAACCTGGTGTGGACCGCGAGCCACTGCCTGCACGGCGGCAAGGGCAACAAGTACTACACCGACATCACCTTCGCCCCGGCCTTCAACAGCAACGGCGTGCTGAGCAACGGCAACAAGCAGAAGTCCAAGCTGGAGGACGCCGAGCCGTACGGCGAGTGGGGCGCGACCGCCGGCATGGTCTCCCCGCAGTGGACCCAGGAGGCCGACCCGGAGAAGGGCGGCCCCTGGAGCCAGTACGACTTCGGCATCATCAAGGTCGCCAACCCCGACCCGAACGGCAAGTCGCTGGAGGAGACCGTCGGCGGCTCGGTGCCGCTGTGGTTCAACGCCCCGCGCGACCAGCTCGCCTCGGTCTCCAACTACGGCTTCCCCGAGGGCAAGCCCTTCGACGGCGTCGAGCTGGAGCACTGCGACGGCGGCAAGCCGACCGCGAAGCCGGGCGTCCCGGACCGTCCGGCGATGCTGATGATCGGCTGCAACATGACCGGCGGCAGCAGCGGCGGCGGCTGGTACGCCACCAAGGACGGCAAGCCGGCCCTGGTCAGCGACACCTCCGTCGGCAACGGCGCCAACACCTACGAGGCAGGCCCCTACCTGGAGGACGTCGCGGCGCACATGTTCGACTACTTCTCCAAGAAGGCCAAGTGA
- a CDS encoding nitroreductase family protein: protein MVDSTVAGTSHPTVPLTPMTVPADQAEARSKAFHDVMAQRRTVRDYDTRPIPDGVIEWAVRTANTAPSGAHVQPWRFVVITDPERKRLLRGAAEAEEREFYGHRASEEWLTALAPIGTDWHKPFLEDAPAVIVVFEVHKGPDSPRPYYTKESVGIAVGLLLASLHQAGLATLTHTPSPMRFLNEVCDRPAEERAAYVIPVGYPAEGARVPDLRRKELDEVLVRL, encoded by the coding sequence ATGGTTGACAGCACAGTGGCAGGGACGTCCCACCCGACCGTCCCGCTGACCCCGATGACGGTGCCGGCCGACCAGGCCGAGGCCCGTAGCAAGGCCTTCCACGACGTGATGGCGCAGCGCCGGACCGTCCGCGACTACGACACCCGCCCGATCCCGGACGGGGTGATCGAGTGGGCGGTCCGCACCGCGAACACCGCGCCCAGCGGCGCGCACGTCCAGCCCTGGCGGTTCGTGGTGATCACCGACCCGGAGCGCAAGCGGCTGTTGCGCGGGGCGGCCGAGGCCGAGGAGCGCGAGTTCTACGGCCACCGGGCCTCCGAGGAGTGGCTGACCGCGCTGGCGCCGATCGGCACCGACTGGCACAAGCCGTTCCTGGAGGACGCGCCGGCCGTGATCGTGGTCTTCGAGGTGCACAAGGGGCCCGACTCGCCGCGCCCGTACTACACCAAGGAGTCGGTGGGGATCGCGGTCGGGCTGCTGCTGGCCTCGCTGCACCAGGCCGGGCTGGCGACGCTGACCCACACGCCGAGCCCGATGCGGTTCCTCAACGAGGTGTGCGACCGCCCGGCGGAGGAGCGCGCGGCCTACGTGATCCCGGTCGGCTACCCCGCCGAGGGAGCGCGCGTGCCGGACCTGCGGCGCAAGGAGCTCGACGAGGTGCTGGTCCGGCTCTGA
- a CDS encoding ABC-F family ATP-binding cassette domain-containing protein: MAQPTTAVLCTDLAFEWPDGKPVLDGFHLAVGPGRTGLIGLNGAGKSTLLRLIAGELTPTGGTVRIAGELGYLPQGLTLDTGLRVDEALGIRAAREALHAIESGDTDQRHFDAVGDDWDVEERARATLDRLGLHRLGLDRTTGELSGGEAVLLRLAALLLRRPDVLLLDEPTNNLDRAARERLYETVAGWHGVMVIVSHDRELLRHVDQIADLRDGEVTWYGGNFDEYEHTLAAQQETAERLLRNAEADVQRQKRDLVEARSRLERSASYGRKRSITRNDPHIVAGMLKRKGQETAGRLTGMHTERLEEAKARLTAAEQAVREDAEIRVDLPRTAVPAGRGVLTLQKVRLPDGATVDLDLRGPERIALVGRNGSGKTTLLRTIAGELAPLEGMVTIQVPLRHLPQRLDLLDDELTVAENVKLFAPGAGDNAVRARLARFLFRGGRADQPAGTLSGGERFRATLAALLLADPPPQLLLLDEPTNHLDLASVRQLTEALAAYRGALIVVSHDLPFLRGLGLTRWLELDGELRTVDPM, translated from the coding sequence ATGGCACAACCCACCACCGCCGTCCTCTGCACCGACCTCGCGTTCGAGTGGCCCGACGGCAAGCCCGTCCTGGACGGATTCCACCTCGCCGTCGGCCCCGGCCGCACCGGACTGATCGGCCTCAACGGCGCCGGGAAGTCCACCCTGCTGCGGCTGATCGCCGGCGAGCTCACCCCCACCGGCGGCACCGTCCGGATCGCGGGCGAACTCGGCTACCTGCCCCAGGGCCTGACGCTCGACACCGGCCTGCGGGTCGACGAGGCGCTCGGCATCCGGGCCGCCCGCGAGGCCCTGCACGCCATCGAGTCCGGCGACACCGACCAACGGCACTTCGACGCCGTCGGCGACGACTGGGACGTCGAGGAGCGCGCCCGCGCCACCCTCGACCGGCTCGGCCTGCACCGCCTCGGCCTCGACCGCACCACCGGCGAACTGTCCGGCGGCGAGGCGGTGTTGCTGCGGCTGGCCGCCCTGCTGCTGCGCCGCCCCGACGTGCTGCTGCTCGACGAGCCCACCAACAACCTCGACCGGGCCGCCCGCGAGCGGCTCTACGAGACGGTGGCCGGCTGGCACGGCGTCATGGTGATCGTCAGCCACGACCGCGAGCTGCTCCGGCACGTCGACCAGATCGCCGACCTCCGGGACGGCGAAGTCACCTGGTACGGCGGCAACTTCGACGAGTACGAGCACACCCTCGCGGCCCAGCAGGAGACGGCCGAGCGGCTGTTGCGCAACGCCGAGGCCGACGTCCAGCGCCAGAAGCGGGACTTGGTCGAGGCCCGCAGCAGGCTGGAGCGCAGCGCCAGCTACGGCAGGAAGCGCTCGATCACCCGCAACGACCCGCACATCGTCGCCGGGATGCTCAAACGCAAGGGCCAGGAGACGGCCGGCCGGCTCACCGGCATGCACACCGAGCGCCTGGAGGAGGCGAAGGCGCGGCTCACCGCCGCCGAGCAGGCGGTGCGCGAGGACGCCGAGATCCGGGTCGACCTGCCGCGCACCGCAGTGCCGGCCGGGCGCGGGGTGCTCACCCTGCAGAAGGTCCGGCTGCCCGACGGCGCCACCGTCGACCTCGACCTGCGCGGTCCCGAGCGGATCGCCCTGGTCGGGCGCAACGGCTCCGGCAAGACCACGCTGCTGCGCACCATCGCGGGCGAACTCGCCCCGCTGGAGGGCATGGTCACCATCCAGGTGCCGCTGCGCCACCTGCCCCAGCGGCTCGACCTGCTGGACGACGAGCTGACGGTCGCGGAGAACGTCAAGCTGTTCGCGCCCGGCGCCGGGGACAACGCCGTCCGCGCCCGGTTGGCCCGCTTCCTGTTCCGCGGCGGCCGGGCCGACCAGCCGGCCGGCACCCTGTCCGGCGGCGAGCGGTTCCGGGCGACGCTGGCCGCCCTGCTGCTGGCCGACCCGCCGCCGCAGCTGCTGCTGCTCGACGAGCCGACCAACCACCTGGACCTCGCCAGCGTCCGCCAGCTCACCGAGGCGCTGGCCGCGTACCGGGGCGCGCTGATCGTGGTCAGCCACGACCTGCCGTTCCTGCGCGGCCTGGGGCTGACCAGGTGGCTGGAGCTGGACGGCGAACTGAGGACGGTGGATCCGATGTAG
- a CDS encoding aldo/keto reductase — MRNAPFGSSGPEVGVIGLGCMGMTFAYDVRNRDDEKSIGVIRQALDLGVTLIDTADIYGPFTNEEVVGAALEGPYRERAFLATKVGMVPGSVGSDGERDGSPEHVRRSIDDSLRRLRTDHLDLYQLHRVDPAVPIEETWGALAETVQAGKVRLIGLSEVGVEEIRRAQAVHPVASVQSELSLWTRDALAEVLPYTEEQGIAFLPYAPLGRGFLTGGITSLEELPEDDFRRRLPRFQQDALQANLELVGRVRAIAERIGATPAQVALAWTLAQGRYVFPIPGTKTPRYLLDNAGAAGIELSAADLAELDALPAAEGGRYY; from the coding sequence ATGCGCAACGCCCCGTTCGGCAGCAGCGGCCCGGAGGTCGGCGTCATCGGCCTCGGCTGCATGGGGATGACCTTCGCCTACGACGTGCGGAACCGGGACGACGAGAAGTCCATCGGCGTGATCCGCCAGGCGCTGGACCTCGGCGTCACCCTGATCGACACCGCCGACATCTACGGCCCGTTCACCAACGAGGAGGTGGTCGGCGCCGCCCTGGAGGGCCCGTACCGCGAGCGCGCCTTCCTGGCCACCAAGGTCGGCATGGTCCCGGGCTCGGTGGGCTCGGACGGGGAGCGGGACGGCAGCCCCGAGCACGTGCGCCGCTCGATCGACGACAGCCTGCGCCGCCTGCGCACCGACCACCTCGACCTCTACCAGCTGCACCGGGTCGACCCGGCCGTCCCGATCGAGGAGACCTGGGGCGCGCTCGCCGAGACCGTGCAGGCCGGCAAGGTCCGGCTGATCGGGCTCTCCGAGGTCGGCGTCGAGGAGATCCGGCGGGCACAGGCGGTCCACCCGGTGGCCTCGGTGCAGTCCGAGCTGTCGCTGTGGACCCGGGACGCGCTCGCCGAGGTGCTGCCGTACACCGAGGAGCAGGGCATCGCATTCCTGCCGTACGCGCCGCTCGGCCGCGGCTTCCTGACCGGCGGGATCACCTCCCTCGAGGAACTGCCCGAGGACGACTTCCGCCGCCGGCTGCCGCGCTTCCAGCAGGACGCGCTGCAGGCCAACCTGGAGCTGGTCGGCCGGGTCAGGGCGATCGCCGAGCGGATCGGGGCCACGCCCGCGCAGGTCGCGCTGGCCTGGACGCTGGCGCAGGGCCGGTACGTCTTCCCGATCCCGGGCACCAAGACCCCGCGCTACCTGCTGGACAACGCGGGCGCGGCCGGGATCGAGCTCTCGGCGGCCGACCTGGCCGAGCTGGACGCACTGCCGGCCGCCGAGGGCGGGCGCTACTACTGA
- a CDS encoding ABC-F family ATP-binding cassette domain-containing protein, whose amino-acid sequence MSATLVVKDLSAGHGERTLFSGLDLVVAPGDVIGLVGVNGAGKSTLLRLLAGLDTPEGGSLRLSPASANIGHLPQEPERREGESVRDFLARRTGVAAAQAALDEATEGLVEGRPGADDAYAASLDRWLDLGGADLEERAEEVADSLGLKVSLDLPMTALSGGQAARAGLASLLLSRYDVFLLDEPTNDLDLDGLERLEAFVKGLRAGTVLISHDREFLARTVTKVLELDLHQQQVNLYGGGYEAYLEERAVARRHAREDYEEYADTKASLEARAQMQRNWMEHGVRNARRKGGDNDKKARATRAESTEKQASKARQTQRMIERLEVVEEPRKEWELRMEIATAPRSGSVVATLRAAVARRGDFAFGPVDLQIDWADRVAITGANGAGKSTLLAALLGRLELDAGSAVLGSGVVVGEVDQARGLFLGGEPLADAFAAAVPEFTEEEVRTLLAKFGLKAAHVLRPAGTLSPGERTRAALALLQARGVNLLVLDEPTNHLDLPAIEQLESALGSYTGTLLLVTHDRRMLDTVAVNRRIEVRDGRVHER is encoded by the coding sequence ATGAGCGCCACACTCGTAGTCAAGGACCTCAGCGCCGGCCACGGCGAACGCACCCTCTTCTCCGGCCTGGACCTGGTCGTCGCCCCCGGTGACGTGATCGGCCTGGTCGGCGTGAACGGCGCCGGCAAGTCGACCCTGCTGCGGCTGCTGGCCGGCCTGGACACCCCCGAGGGCGGGTCGCTGCGGCTCAGCCCGGCGAGCGCCAACATCGGCCACCTGCCGCAGGAGCCGGAGCGGCGGGAGGGCGAGTCGGTGCGCGACTTCCTGGCCCGGCGCACCGGCGTCGCGGCCGCCCAGGCCGCGCTGGACGAGGCCACCGAGGGCCTGGTCGAGGGCCGTCCGGGCGCCGACGACGCGTACGCGGCGAGCCTGGACCGCTGGCTGGACCTCGGTGGCGCGGACCTGGAGGAGCGGGCCGAGGAGGTGGCCGACTCGCTCGGCCTGAAGGTCTCCCTCGACCTGCCGATGACGGCCCTGTCCGGCGGCCAGGCCGCCCGCGCGGGCCTGGCCTCGCTGCTGCTCTCCCGCTACGACGTGTTCCTGCTCGACGAGCCCACCAACGACCTCGACCTGGACGGCCTGGAGCGGCTGGAGGCCTTCGTCAAGGGCCTGCGCGCCGGCACCGTGCTGATCAGCCACGACCGCGAGTTCCTGGCCCGCACCGTCACCAAGGTGCTGGAGCTGGACCTGCACCAGCAGCAGGTCAACCTGTACGGCGGCGGCTACGAGGCGTACCTGGAGGAGCGCGCGGTGGCCCGCCGGCACGCCCGCGAGGATTACGAGGAGTACGCCGACACCAAGGCCTCGCTGGAGGCCCGGGCGCAGATGCAGCGCAACTGGATGGAGCACGGCGTCCGCAACGCCCGCCGCAAGGGCGGCGACAACGACAAGAAGGCCCGCGCCACCCGCGCCGAGTCCACCGAGAAGCAGGCCTCCAAGGCCCGGCAGACCCAGCGGATGATCGAGCGGTTGGAGGTCGTCGAGGAGCCGCGCAAGGAGTGGGAGCTGCGGATGGAGATCGCCACCGCGCCGCGCTCCGGCTCGGTGGTCGCCACCCTGCGCGCGGCCGTCGCCCGGCGCGGCGACTTCGCCTTCGGCCCGGTGGACCTGCAGATCGACTGGGCCGACCGGGTCGCCATCACCGGTGCCAACGGCGCGGGCAAGTCCACCCTGTTGGCCGCTCTGCTCGGCCGGCTCGAACTCGACGCCGGCAGTGCCGTGCTGGGCTCCGGCGTGGTGGTCGGCGAGGTCGACCAGGCGCGTGGCTTGTTCCTGGGAGGCGAGCCGCTGGCGGACGCCTTCGCCGCCGCCGTACCGGAGTTCACCGAGGAGGAGGTGCGCACCCTGCTGGCCAAGTTCGGCCTCAAGGCGGCGCACGTGCTGCGCCCGGCCGGCACCCTCTCCCCCGGTGAGCGCACCCGGGCCGCGCTGGCGCTGCTGCAGGCGCGCGGGGTCAACCTGCTGGTGCTGGACGAGCCCACCAACCACCTGGACCTGCCCGCGATCGAGCAGCTGGAGTCGGCGCTCGGCTCGTACACCGGCACCCTGCTGCTGGTCACCCACGACCGGCGGATGCTGGACACCGTGGCGGTGAACCGGCGGATCGAGGTCCGGGACGGCCGGGTGCACGAGCGGTAG
- a CDS encoding GNAT family N-acetyltransferase produces MSRVQPWSCEPARAAPEVTAGRPPELLRLPGGLCLHRRRSAHAPALNRAVRANLEHLRPWMEWAAEAPSQARTAELTRAGTAAWEAGTDFMYLADLDAAPGRVVGAFGLHGRIGPGALEIGYWVAARHVGRGIATAAAGALTEAALALPGIARVEIRCDQANGASAAVPRKLGYRLDRVTEAAVRAPAETGRQLVWVKERLDQ; encoded by the coding sequence ATGAGCCGAGTACAGCCGTGGTCCTGCGAGCCCGCCCGGGCGGCGCCGGAGGTGACCGCAGGGCGGCCGCCCGAGCTGTTGCGGCTGCCCGGCGGCCTGTGCCTGCACCGCCGCCGCAGCGCCCACGCGCCGGCGCTGAACCGGGCCGTCCGCGCCAACCTGGAGCACCTGCGGCCCTGGATGGAGTGGGCGGCCGAGGCCCCCAGCCAAGCCCGGACCGCCGAGCTGACCCGGGCCGGCACCGCCGCCTGGGAGGCCGGCACGGACTTCATGTACCTGGCCGACCTGGACGCCGCACCCGGCCGGGTGGTCGGCGCCTTCGGCCTGCACGGGCGGATCGGTCCGGGCGCGCTGGAGATCGGCTACTGGGTCGCCGCCCGGCACGTGGGCCGCGGCATCGCCACCGCCGCGGCCGGGGCGCTGACCGAGGCCGCGCTGGCGCTGCCGGGGATCGCCCGGGTGGAGATCCGCTGCGACCAGGCGAACGGCGCCAGCGCGGCCGTCCCGCGCAAGCTCGGCTACCGGCTGGACCGGGTCACCGAGGCCGCCGTCCGGGCCCCGGCCGAGACCGGACGGCAGCTGGTGTGGGTCAAGGAGCGGCTAGATCAGTAG